The DNA sequence AGTGATCGATGAAGGTCTCTGAAGTATGTCAGTAAAATTCAGGgtagaaattgaaaataaaatataggaCAAACGGGGCTAACAGAAAATTTCGAGGGAAGTTCGATTCACAACATCGTAAATCgatgatatacatatatatatgtgtgtgtatgtattcATCGATAGATTATGATTAATCGTTCGTATCGATACTTTCTTCAGTTCGTTAGTTTAATCGAGTTGATGACGATCGAACGTAAAAGGGAAGGGATTAAATAAACGAATCGTTAAGAGATCGTTCCGCGGGAGCGAGGGACGATTCTCGCAAGTCTTCGACGGAAGTGCGGAAAGAGAGAGCACACCTCATTCAATTTTAGACAAGAAGAACTCACGCTGCGAGTATAGTGTTGGTGTAGcgagtaaatatatatagtgtACGAAGAAAACTGTAAGGTTGGAGAACGTAGCAGGCTGTCGGTGCATGCAGACCATTCTATGAGCGAGTTACCATACCAAGTATAATATCCTCCAACAATAATCAGCTGTCTCCTTTGTCATAGTACGTCTACCACTTACGGTTACGTGTAGTTTCTGATTATTGTTGAATCGACTAATTGTACTATGTTTATTCATGCTTCTTTGATACTTAATCCAGAATAATTGTTCTTAACTTACGGTTCAGGATTACCTTTTGCTGTCTTATTGTCTAAAATCTGCCCCTATTTACTGGAACGCTTTATCGTCCTTGTTGCTATATCGtatgaaatgaaagaatttaGTGTAGGACGTTGGGGtcgttttatttctattacatTAACCTTTTTGTGTGTTATCCTGATAATTTTTTTAGGAGTAAAGAATTAGTCAggatatattatatgtacacTGCGCTTGATCGTTGAAAAATAACGTTTACCAGAATATTCGGGATTCGTAGATATAGATAATTCTACGGTCATATATTTAAGATGGAATATGTAGGATTTTATGGATAGAAATATCTGTGGTAGGTGGACAAGGGAAATGATTTACAATGATGGaaacacatatatacacaGAGTGTGTGTGCGTGGTTCACATACAGTGGTGCTTTGACGATTATTTAGCCAAGCAGTAAGCCAAGACGACGATAACATTGACAAAGGAAAATATGATAACAGCATCAAGAGACATTGATAATACatcgatatataaaatacgaaataaacgAAACTTAAAACGAAGAATTAAGGAACAGAAAATATGAGACATTCTTATGATGTGCTTCCATATCTGGTTCTTCCAAGTTCCTCCTTTTTTCACGACTAATTACATCAACCAAGGGATAAAAGAATCGCTTGTCGGTACAAAGGAAATTGATATGGGTGTAAAAAGAAGGAAGGGGTAAAAAGCATGAATGAGCAAAACATCAATGCTGGGCATACACATCAGCTCAATCACACGTCGAAAGACAAAACGATCCACGTTTCACGTATCGCGATCTCCTGTGCAGTAAACAATAAAAAGGTTATCCGAGGAGCACGGTGAAAGTAGAAACGGAAAGACAGAGTCAGACAGAGAAGTCAGAGAGTCATTAGCAGGGTTAATCCAACACTCGGAATTTCTGAGTCAGCGAAATTACCGATCTATTCTCCTTTCGGTACATTTAAAGCTCACGAAGTAACCCTGCTGGAAAGATAGTAGATAGTTTTTGAAAAAGTAGAAGACAGAGTAgacagagaagaagaaaaagtttTGAAAGAGACAGACAGCAAGGAGTCTCGCAGTTCCGGCTGCAGAATCGGTCGGTGGAGGCCACTACTTACGAGCTTCCTTCGGAACTAGAGATCGAGTTGAGACTTCCGGCTGTGTCACTGGCCAACGATCCCGACTGTTTCCCGGATTCAAAGCGTTGATAGGGTACGATCTCCTCGGAACGCTGTATGCTGCTCGGCGTGCTGTTGCGTTTCCGGCTCGATAAACCGGCGCGTGCCTCCGCGACACCGCTTCCGACGAAGATCCCGCCGATACCGCACTCTGCGTTGTAAATCAAACAAGAAACAACCGCTAAAGCTATGATCTTTCATTGTGATTCCCGCATCGCGTCCGCCGCAgcccttttttctttcatccaGCTCCAGGTGGTCGCCGTGCGTTTCtctttcgattatttttatcacGACGAATCtagctctctttctctccctttcgtTCGCTCATTCTCACAGTACTCTCGCTTCCTTTTTTTCGCTCACCGTTCGTTCGAATTTTCTCTCATAACGAAAATCGAGGAAGTGATAAGAGAGAATACACATGTACACCTGGATGAAATTCTGACTATGTGAATGAAATCGATGAAGGTTTTGGAAGATAGACAAGTAAAGGAAAGGTGCTTTCAGTTCGGTTAACTACTACGTAGCTCGTGGGAAAAGACTTCGATGGCCTGTATGCTCGAATCGGTCTTTCAAAGTCCACGATATCAATGACGATTCCGTGGTACAAGGCCTGCGAAAGATCTCGTATCCCGATGGGGTTAAACTCCTGCTCTCTGGAAGAAAGAATACGATAGAACAATGATTAACAGCAGACGGAAATTCAAGAGCCCTCTGACTCTCTTGTGTGGTCGCACCTGCAATCAGAAGCGCGCGAAAGCGTTACAAGCTAAATTTTTGTAAGTGTATCATCAACAAAACGTCACATCTATACTTCTGCTATAGGAAAATTCGCTGCagctatgtatatatatatatatgtatattcataCAGATGTATTTGCATGTTGTGTTCGTGTAACACAGAAGTGTACAGAAGGGTTTAATCCTACGAAGACTCGTTCGTTTCTCTCTGAACATCTACGGTGTAAGCGAGTATTTCACATTTGCTCGCGTTTCACCGAACTTTCGAGAAGTACATAAGTGTCGACAGGCAAAATGTACAAGACTCGTGTGCTACAGTCAACGAACCTGTTTTGCTTTGtaacgaagaagaaattaaaaaaaaaaaacaaaaataatatcgagatatatgtatatccatgtatatatatgcacGTATATGTAGAAATATGCGCATGAGAACACTGCATCGCTCGAAGACATCAAGAAACGAAAAGCCGTAGTGGGTGAAGTAACCTTCACCAGTAAGCACGTATCAACAGCGGcttctaataaaataaacgacaACGAATCAGGTGGTCAACTTACCTACCGTCGTGTGTAAGTCTCGATCGTAATCGAGATTTGCAACAAGTTGACCACATGTTTCATCTATAAGTTGAAAAGCTATACAAAACAGATAAACAACGCGACGTATTGCCAGCATCAATCTTTGGCCGGCGCTTTAGCTACAAAGTCACGAATAAGACAATCCGGCATGAACAAATATACTTGAGCAGCTAATACGTAAGGTTCTTGAGATACAACCTGTTTCTTCTCGATAGAACTGGATGAACAACTTCATCGAGCTCTACACAGCTCAGGAAACTCGTGCAAACGTTCATCTAAAAGTTACGTATCGCTACTACGTAGGAACAGTCTCTACGATCTATGGGAAGTGACTTGTGAATCGTTTCGCGACTATTTGGAGGACCGTGCAACCTCGAAAATACTTTCCCCaacaattaaataataataaataatcgcAATCCGaagtttgattattaaaaatgtcgaAGAAAGTATTTTCCAACGATAGTCACGAACAGTTTCGCGTCACTCCCCTCTCTAAAGCACAACTTCTGTCTAAAGAGGAATGTGCTGAGTGTTTTatggttgttgttgttgttcaTAGAAATGTCGTAGACTGATCACGCTGCTGTCGTTCTTCTTGCCTCTCTGTATCTCTCTGTAACTTGTACTCACATTTCGCCGAAAGCTGCTACGACATCCTCTCGAATGGACTGCTAATTatcgttaataaatttaaccGCTGAAGAATAGACAGATCTAACGCGCGTATTTGTTTCATACAACgtctgtataaatatatgttaaaGAAATTTGCGTGTCGATGACACCGTGCCGAACGCTCCCACGTAACGAAAATAGGGGATTGAAATCAAAGAGGGAGAAACAATTAAAACGGGGATGATATATTTTGCAGAGTGTGTTCGGACCTGTCCCCGTCGCCGCTACCCTCGCCATCGCTGCTTGCGGAACTCGGTTGCCTTCCGCTCCTTCCGCTGGCCGTGTCCTCCGGCAATACCTCCTCGCTCCTATGAACTGTAAAGGAGGACTTGCCCTTCTTCCCGAATCCTAGCCGCCGTTTTCGTCCTTCGTCGCCCACGCATGTACCACCAACAGACGCACGTGGTATGTTATGGTTTTTGCGTGACGTGATATAGTTTTTTTGTTGTGgttgtagtagtagtagtagtagtagtagtagtagtagtagtagtagtagtagtagtagtagtagtagtagtagtagtagaaGTAGTAGTAGAAGTAGTAGTAGAAGTAGTGGTTGTAGTGATGGTAGTAGTAGATGTTGTTTTCATAGTAGAAGAGCGGTGAATTGTGATTTTGTTGTGTTAATTTGCATATATAGTATCGATATATGCGTGGTGCGtatgtaaaaatttttctCGTGGCAGAGGTGtagtataattttttttttttttgagtgTTTTGTTTCAACGTTTTTGCGTAATAGTAGAGCGATCGTTTCCAGCGATCGATCGGGATGATCCGCGTCGAGTGTTGTCCCGTGACACGATCGCGCGAGCGACGATATAGCCCGCCACGATGAGAAATCGTGCAGGTGGGTGCAGATCGATGACGTGAATGGTCCCCAGCGTCGAGAGATAGTTGGTTGGTAGAAGTAAAGTGTGAATGTGTTCATGTCGAAGAGAGGCGGATAGAGATGAGGAGGGATGGCGGAGAAAACAAGAATACGATTAGAATGTACATACTGCCCCGTTTACTGGGTTTTTTGCTCTTCTACCGTGTGCTCTTGATATCGTTTGTACCGCTTCCTTCGCTCTACTTCGCGGATTCTCCCATGAAACTCGTGAAAATCCGCTTTTCGATCGTCACATCTTGTCACGTGTGATGTGAACGAAGCGTACAAATGTTTAATCAAATAATCTTCTTGAAAATGACGAGAAAAATATAGCGAGAGCACACCGTAGGTCTACTCACTAATGGTGCTAAACTAATGCTATGCTATTATTCGAGGAACTATCGATATATTACAAAGAAACTGACTACATTAAGATGCCAGATAGAAAGAAGAGACAGAGAAGATAGTCTAGAAATCGCGCGAGAATAATATGAATGCGAAATAGAAAAACGTCTTCACGCGACCGCTCTCGAACTTATCGAATTTCCCGAACAAAGTAGCAATACACCGCACGCAACGTTTAAAATGTGAAATTGGAAGAAACGACTAGTGTGACGATGTGTTACCTGTGGCGGACAGCTGACTAGTGCTGTTACTCTTCTTCCCGAGACCTGACTGATACTGCACCGCGCTTCCGCCACCGCTGCTACTTCCGCTTCCGCTTTTACTGCCGGGCGAACTCTTGCGACCCCTCCTCGAGGAGTCCTCCACGTTCAAACCGATCGCCGTATCGCTCAAACTACCGTCTAATAAACAAACGTCGCGTGAACacggaaataataaaaaaagaaagaatctAGAAGAGTAGGATTAGGAAATTAACGCAGATACACCGATGGTTGAACGATGATTATCGCAGCATCGTTAGACTgtccaataaaaaaaattacttcCATTCAAAATACATTCGATTAGACTTCAAATAAAGAGAAACCCTCGTtatgtagaaaaatattttacactaTAATTTGGGCATATCTGTATTAATCACTTCCTAAATTTCTAAACTACAATTTTCCTAATGAAAATTCCTAAAAACAATCTTCCTACAAAAAAAATAATGCCTCTAAATCTAATTCCAAAGAGAGATTGCAGAAACTTACCAACTTTCTCGTCCTGTGGCGCGTCGGTATTACTAAGACTCCTGGTGAACTGTCCCCTTTTATGGTCGTCGTGCTCGTTATCGCCTGGCTGGGTCCTGGACGGCTTCTCGTACGAGCCCGACTGACTGTACTCGCTGCTTTCGGGCATGGAGGAGGAGCGGCGATCCCGCGCGTCGTCACGTTGTTGGTTGACGGCGGCGGAGGCATCGTCGGCGGCGGTTTTTTTCCGCGAACGCCGTCGAGTCGACGACGTTGGGGACGACGACGAGGTGACGGCGGTATCAGTGAAGTTGTCGCGCCGCGACAGTTTCGTGTTTCGTGAGGTTTCGTGGTGATCGACGGCCCGTGGGTGGTAGTTTTTAGTAGTGTCGGAGGTAGCGGTTTGGGAATCAAAGAGACTTGAATTAGCGTTACCGGGGTGGGGTGCTCGGTTACGAGGCCTACGCGGATCGCACGGGCCAAATCCGCAGTTCTCGCTGCACTGGCTCTCGCTCTCCATCGAGTACTCGTAGTACTCGAGGGTGTCGCTGATCGCTACGTTCCTCTTACTACCCTGCTGCTGTTGTTGACTCGGATGCTGCTGGGCTTGCTGATGACGTTGTTGCTGCTGCCTCTTCTCGAGTAGCTCGAGATCCCTAGGCTCCGGACAGCTGCTATTTCGTCTACGGTACCTATGTCTCGATTCTACCGAAGGTCTCCTCTCTTCGCTCTTTCGCGAGAACGAGCCAGACCTACCTAATTCGTACGACATCGCTAATTCTCGACACTCCGGACAACTAGTTTTTCGCCTACCGCGATACTGCGACGACGACCGCAGCGATCCCGACCTAGCCAGTTCGTATGGTTCCCGATAATCGCGAGTCTGAACGTTTTCGTAGTCGTATCTTGAGTCTACGTAACCATCGCGAACCTGTTCCCCGTCGTAGTAGCCCGATCTAATACCATCGCTAACCACCGTGCCCGTTACGTTTTTCTGACGGAAACAGTCCGCGCACACGACCGTCTCCATCGAACCGAAATCCTCGTCCGAATCCAGAATAAAGTTCGTActtctttcttcgtcttttcTTCGTGGAGGATCGTAGTATCGGAGCTCTCTAGCTTCGGGGCAGCTGCTGTTCCTTTTGCGACGATACAGACGTCTGGCTCTTTCCGCTCTGTCCGACGAGCTCAGTTCCTCGTCGGAACGTAATATCGGCGTAGATTCTGCTCGTTGCAGCATCATTCGCTTGCTATCGGATAAACTCGGTATGGTTAGCGTGCCCCTCGTGCTGGATATCGTATCTCGATACGGTAAGTTCTCGTAGACACCCGTACTAACTTCTCTGCTTCCCCTTCTACTtctcctctttctccttcGTGGCAGCGTATTATCTTGATAAGCGTCGGCTCCAACACACTCTGGGCCGCTGTGCGCTTGATAATCGTACTCCTCCGCGGAACGATAGTCACGATAATCACCGATATAGTCAGCATCAACGTACTGCGACGATCTTTTCTTACGTCTACTACTTCGACTGCTGTCTTTTCTTCTATAGTAATCGTCCTCGTACATTTCTGCGTCGGTTCTCGGAATATTTTCATCCTCGTAATCGTACAACCGGTGACCGTACTCGTCGACGTTCCCTCTGTCGATAAACCCTTCGTCGTATTCGATATCCCAGTTGTAACCATCGTATCCGTTCTCCAGATACGATTCGCtgcttttccttcttcttcgaGAACGACCGCTAGTTCTCTGATTGTCGTAGTGTTCTAAATCCGAGGCAGCGTGCATCGAAGAACAAGTAATGTCCCTGTCCGGGCCGTATTTCTCCGCGGATGACAGCGCCTCGTCGATGCTGCAGTAAATGTGCTCGTTAGCCGGGTCGCAGATATCGCTGTCGAGattcttcgttcgtttcttgGATATGTCTAGACCGAACGCGGAATCGTGCTCCTGGAACGTCGAGTCTCTGTATTTCCTTTTGGTGGGATCTTCACGGCCAAGGACATTCCGCAGACCTATTTGATCGTCGCTGCTGAAGGAATTTTCCTCCGACAGATCGTACGAGTGGTAACCTTTACCGGCAAGGTCCATATCTATATTCTGTTTGTCGAAGCGCGGCATATAAATCTCCGTCTCGCCGCAACTAAATTCAGAATCGTATCCATAGAATGGTTTGTGATCCTGTTTCAGCATGTAATCGTAATTCTTCTCTCGATTGAGCAGAATCTTAGGCATCTTGTCGTCGCTGTTCGAGTCGAAGTACGATTTACTCTGATCACCCAGAGCCGGTATCTTGTCGCCGTAACCGGCATCGTTAATAGCCATGTTCTTCTTCAATTTACGACGGGCGGTTCTCAGGCTGTCGTCGCTGAATATGTTGCTTGATATAGTGTCATACTCGAAACTCTTGGCTCTACGCGAGAGCATGCCCGTGCCTAGTCCGAAACCGTAACGATCAGCGTAGGTATCGTGCAGCACGTCGTAGTCGAAGCTCCTAGCCTTCGAGAATAAAAACGATCTACGCGGCCGTAAGCTAACGTCTAGGTTCCTAATGCCGTGATCGTCCGTTAAGTCGTGCAAGCCTCTCGAGAACAAGTGGTGCCTAGATTTCGCGGTTCTGCCAGTACGATCTTGCCAGCTACGCGACCGTCTACGCATACCGGAGTCCACTTGATAGGGCGACGAGTATCTGTCGCGAAACTTCTCGATGAGGCGATCGTTGAAGTCGACCTGAAGGCAATCTTCCACGTATATCTCCGGTATACGATTCTTAGAGCTACCGGTTAGCTCCTCTGGCTTGAGCAAGTACCCCTCGGAGACGCTGTACTCGCTGGTCTCCGGGCTGTAATATCTCAGCATGTTCTCGTCGACGGTCTGCGACCTCGTGAACGGCGTACGCATCTTTCTGTACAACGAGCGCACCACTGCGGACTTGCTCCGTACGAGGGGATGCGGGGTGGGATTGTGCTTGCTGGGGTTGTTGCTCCTGGGCTTGGTGGGATTGTTGTTCGGACAGTGACATTCGCTGCAGGGTACCCTAAGTCTGTGCCTGCGCCTATTGCGCCTAGGGGGCAGGGGCATAGGGGATATGACACCGGGTATTAAAACGTTTTTAACTGTCGGTCTGCAAACAATGTTTTTCATATAGAGTTTTAGCGCTTCTGCGGTTACATTAACGATTTCTTTTTTGAGCCcattcttcatttttttttaatcaaagaaaaaaaaagactcTACTCGCACGttcgcgatcgatcgaacgcgtttctcttcttccttctttttcttaaaatatctGCTATCTTTTTGGTTCCGTTTTCGCCGGGGTTTTTTCCCAAAAtggttttatttttcttttctttttttatacacAACATAGCTTTTGTTGCAATGCGATAGGTACCGAAAGAGAGAATTTGAGCCGAGAATTTTGTTGCATTTGTCACTCGCcgaacaaatatatataaatgcaGGTTGTCTGTAGGACGTGCGACGATTGATTAGTCTCTTCGTGATTATACACacaacatacatacatatatgtaattgtGACGTGTTTCAACGTAGGTAGACCTAGCCGTTCGACCAACGCCACGCACTAATCCCTGCTTTATTAGAATGGGACAATATTAAATGGACATTGACACAGTGCATAGGAGGTGCAGTCTAGCCAACTAAAGTAGTAGAATTCCTCGAAGAGAGCGCGGCAGGATTTTTGGGAAACCTATCAAGCAGGCGGGGGGAAATGAGATAGTGCAACTACGGGGTGTCGTTTCATTCGGCAATGTCCATTTAATTCAGGGATTATCGTCGATGAGAAGGTAAGCCATCAAATGTTCCATTCTGTGCGCGGTGTACATGGTCTATCGACGAGCATAACGATAATTTACTTGGAGGAGAAAACGGGATTACGCTATTCTGAATGAATGGACTATGAGATGAGATTAGTAGGAaggaaaaagggagaaagaaataCGAGAGCCGAAGGGgaaaaaacgagaaaagaGGGGAAAAATAGAGGGAAAGGAACGCGATTTACCCgaatgtcacgtaaaaatgGTACAGTGGATGGCTGTCTCCTCTAAAGGGATACTTTCTTCTCTATGGAACTTGTCTTGCTTTGTACACTGACTTTGAAATGCAAGGTCATCGActcgaaaattaaaatacaatagACATTGAGCTATACTCACATTAGTCCTCTAGAGCCACGTGGTCGTTCCGATTGCGTACTGAAGGCACTGCTCGTCACGGAGGCTATACTCTCCATATCGGAGTCACCAAGATCACCAAGTACGTCTTTGTCAGGACTTAAATTTCCCCTTCGCGGTCTGTGCATTCGATAAGGGTGACTGTGCGGCAAAGATAACGGATCCTGATCTATCGAGAGCAGATCCGAATCCGACAGTCCGCTATAGTGTTTTTCCCAACCTGAAAAATCAACGTTATTCCCATTGGAAATACACGTACTTCGCCAGCtgtaaattctaaaatatatatccAACAACCTACGACTCCTATACCGATCCTCTTCACAGATAAATTCTAAtataatcgaaaataaaaatagttgcTATCAAACTGTTTCAAAACTACGGTCAATTTTACACGTCAAACGTCCACCCTCTAATAACATCCTATTACAAAGTTCATCCTGGCGTATTCACGCTAGCCAAAAATTACCGAAACAAGGTCAATTAGGAACGCGGATTTTCACGAGGTTTCATTACTGTTCTCGTATCACGAGGTATTCGAAAACTTTGAAATTAATAACCCGGCGAACAAAATGGGAAAAGTGAGCTCACCTCCCGTACCCGTACTCCTGTACGTGGTATGCACCTGCCTATTGCGGTGTCTCATAAATCTCGCCCGTTCCTCGGGATCCTGAACAGCCCTTTCCTTCAGAGCCGTCGGAATCAGAGGCAATTGTCTCTTCTTCGGACTTCCGGTGGGAGTGGCTGTCGCTGACCTCGAGCTGAATCTGGAATGCGTAAAGCGAAACGTTCTCGTTTTCTGTTCTATCACGGTTTCGTTTGTGGCTCGCGTCGATAACTCATACAACATACCTGGGTGGAACGTAGCCGTGCGAGTAAAGCATGGATCTATGTTCCGGCGGAGACAGAGAGCGATGACCGGTGGGACTTTGAGACCTTCCGCGATACCGAA is a window from the Bombus huntii isolate Logan2020A chromosome 6, iyBomHunt1.1, whole genome shotgun sequence genome containing:
- the LOC126866319 gene encoding uncharacterized protein LOC126866319 isoform X8, whose amino-acid sequence is MAAVPDMSHLTPEERSTIEEVIIRQKQEEEKENEIMRRKQDEVTILEERIRACSEKHKKAGVELHATCHICLKTKFADGVGHICNYCSIRCCARCGGKVTLRSNKVIWVCILCRKKQELLSKTGQWITKAGLAAGDNAMLRRMQDMQGPGRRLPTSDSGVDMSVSPHSRSLPTPHVASPHQMQQPPRHPDAYAEDDPNLYRGEIDGLMKQQNYQRQRPIYPDQNTDLAMTYGQPTVEAGPPRSAVHPTQQHSVHQTQSAHPPQPMGGQVGLQPQRSFSSSEEERSTPECASDEPDESEKGKGYYHHTGGPISMSSGGRRHNGPHNGHHNMAAMTIEYNGHHPPREPRKEESTLVRRSFRRSGDEWRSDSRRFTERRGKKTVRFHGGTNVGGPQEDWSWEADRQGSQDSATKDSGIDTSSTFTSSEDSNRGDLPKHPLSWQVSRDGQKIIGHMVLRKQPGSGSASSSSILGLKVVGGKLLEDGSMGAVIEKVKKGSTADIEGQLRPGDEVIKWNGRSLQGKSFREVYDIIAESRQEPQVELVVSRNLSSTTGPVTMPAGLTPTAPMPSRKIAAQIQWRQKHPETISGPQQPHHKELYDARREKPSVLVTSPGSPDLHAQGRARHLRHTSGNANVGGNLQVKLSFDSVALRLIVTLICAAGLTPRSNGQPRNPYAKIFLLPDKSEKSKRRTKTLANTNDPKWNQTFIYDGIRRPELRKRALEVTVWDYGKYDTNDFLGEAILELATAHLDEEPEWHPLTGHGEHRHIGYYQEPDDMVITPVDCHLSPPSTTSRLSDSDTSECDITDCDVSREQRRTADGASISSIGSSSRFHNMPSNYKRHYSSPPPERELCIDGEHRSRRDMSPQGRKRAAIMIRDQPASISGYQTYRKDDIHRGMMGHRSHSAAPMDSPSLRYRGRSQSPTGHRSLSPPEHRSMLYSHGYVPPRFSSRSATATPTGSPKKRQLPLIPTALKERAVQDPEERARFMRHRNRQVHTTYRSTGTGGWEKHYSGLSDSDLLSIDQDPLSLPHSHPYRMHRPRRGNLSPDKDVLGDLGDSDMESIASVTSSAFSTQSERPRGSRGLIPTVKNVLIPGVISPMPLPPRRNRRRHRLRVPCSECHCPNNNPTKPRSNNPSKHNPTPHPLVRSKSAVVRSLYRKMRTPFTRSQTVDENMLRYYSPETSEYSVSEGYLLKPEELTGSSKNRIPEIYVEDCLQVDFNDRLIEKFRDRYSSPYQVDSGMRRRSRSWQDRTGRTAKSRHHLFSRGLHDLTDDHGIRNLDVSLRPRRSFLFSKARSFDYDVLHDTYADRYGFGLGTGMLSRRAKSFEYDTISSNIFSDDSLRTARRKLKKNMAINDAGYGDKIPALGDQSKSYFDSNSDDKMPKILLNREKNYDYMLKQDHKPFYGYDSEFSCGETEIYMPRFDKQNIDMDLAGKGYHSYDLSEENSFSSDDQIGLRNVLGREDPTKRKYRDSTFQEHDSAFGLDISKKRTKNLDSDICDPANEHIYCSIDEALSSAEKYGPDRDITCSSMHAASDLEHYDNQRTSGRSRRRRKSSESYLENGYDGYNWDIEYDEGFIDRGNVDEYGHRLYDYEDENIPRTDAEMYEDDYYRRKDSSRSSRRKKRSSQYVDADYIGDYRDYRSAEEYDYQAHSGPECVGADAYQDNTLPRRRKRRSRRGSREVSTGVYENLPYRDTISSTRGTLTIPSLSDSKRMMLQRAESTPILRSDEELSSSDRAERARRLYRRKRNSSCPEARELRYYDPPRRKDEERSTNFILDSDEDFGSMETVVCADCFRQKNVTGTVVSDGIRSGYYDGEQVRDGYVDSRYDYENVQTRDYREPYELARSGSLRSSSQYRGRRKTSCPECRELAMSYELGRSGSFSRKSEERRPSVESRHRYRRRNSSCPEPRDLELLEKRQQQQRHQQAQQHPSQQQQQGSKRNVAISDTLEYYEYSMESESQCSENCGFGPCDPRRPRNRAPHPGNANSSLFDSQTATSDTTKNYHPRAVDHHETSRNTKLSRRDNFTDTAVTSSSSPTSSTRRRSRKKTAADDASAAVNQQRDDARDRRSSSMPESSEYSQSGSYEKPSRTQPGDNEHDDHKRGQFTRSLSNTDAPQDEKVDGSLSDTAIGLNVEDSSRRGRKSSPGSKSGSGSSSGGGSAVQYQSGLGKKSNSTSQLSATECGIGGIFVGSGVAEARAGLSSRKRNSTPSSIQRSEEIVPYQRFESGKQSGSLASDTAGSLNSISSSEGSSWSPSLRMTGETGQLRDFIEDLGPGQVVGRQALGARCLGEIQLSLTQKKGYLEVEVIRAKDLKPKQGTKAIPASYVKVYLVNGKKCIAKAKTMAARKTLDPFYQQSLAFRENCRGCILQVTVWGDYGRLEGRKVFMGIAQIVLDELNLNEMVFGWYKLFGNISLVSGPPSLALSRRSSATSLESFKI